Proteins from one Chloroflexota bacterium genomic window:
- a CDS encoding aminopeptidase P family protein: MKSDLDRLMTERNLDALLVTGSSHGNPTMYYMVNGAGLGEMTVVIKKRGEAPVIFANSMERDEAAKSGLRVVNQNQFSLPKLLNEEKGNRLRARARLMGLMLDELGVKGRVSVYGREEQGAAFALWSELMTIRPDVQIVGEYNNTIMDRAWYTKDADEVVRIRAVAEKTMAVVENTWNFLASRQTKDGALLKDDGSPLTVGDVKRQIRRWSTDLNIEHPDDFIFAVGRDAGVPHSRGTETDVIALGKTIVFDIFPREAGGGYFFDFTRTWCVGFAPPEVEKVYNDVLEIFNIATDSMQAGAPCSRYQKMTNDFFEARGHPTVRKDPKTTEGYVHSLGHGVGLNIHERPALSEYDGNTDILEPGIAITVEPGLYFPDLGFGVRIEDFLWLNPATNTLETIGEFRKDLVIPLARQ, from the coding sequence CTTCGCATGGCAACCCGACGATGTATTACATGGTGAACGGCGCAGGCTTGGGCGAAATGACGGTGGTGATCAAAAAGCGCGGCGAAGCGCCCGTCATCTTCGCCAACTCGATGGAGCGCGACGAAGCGGCCAAGTCTGGCTTGCGTGTTGTTAATCAGAATCAATTCAGCTTGCCAAAACTGCTCAACGAAGAGAAGGGCAACCGCCTGCGGGCGCGGGCGCGGCTGATGGGCCTGATGCTCGACGAGCTGGGCGTGAAGGGCCGGGTGAGCGTCTATGGCCGCGAGGAACAAGGGGCGGCCTTTGCCTTGTGGAGCGAGTTGATGACCATCCGGCCTGACGTTCAAATCGTGGGCGAGTATAACAACACGATCATGGATCGGGCCTGGTACACCAAAGACGCCGACGAGGTGGTTCGCATCCGGGCGGTTGCCGAAAAGACAATGGCGGTGGTCGAGAACACCTGGAACTTCCTGGCCAGCCGCCAGACAAAAGACGGGGCACTTTTAAAAGACGACGGCTCGCCCTTGACCGTCGGCGATGTCAAACGGCAGATCCGGCGCTGGAGCACGGACTTGAACATCGAGCATCCCGACGACTTCATCTTCGCCGTTGGCCGAGACGCAGGCGTGCCGCACTCGCGCGGCACTGAGACCGACGTGATCGCGCTGGGCAAGACGATTGTGTTCGACATCTTTCCGCGCGAGGCCGGGGGCGGCTACTTCTTCGACTTCACCCGGACGTGGTGCGTTGGCTTCGCGCCGCCCGAAGTGGAGAAAGTCTACAATGACGTGTTGGAGATTTTCAACATCGCCACCGACTCGATGCAGGCCGGCGCGCCGTGTTCGCGCTACCAGAAGATGACCAATGACTTCTTTGAAGCGCGCGGTCACCCAACGGTTCGCAAAGACCCGAAGACGACCGAGGGCTACGTGCATAGCCTGGGGCATGGTGTGGGCCTGAACATTCACGAACGACCGGCGCTCTCGGAATACGATGGCAACACCGACATCCTCGAACCGGGCATCGCCATCACCGTCGAGCCAGGGTTGTACTTTCCCGACCTGGGCTTCGGCGTGCGTATCGAAGACTTCCTGTGGCTTAACCCGGCCACGAACACGCTGGAGACGATTGGCGAGTTTCGGAAGGATTTGGTGATTCCGCTGGCGAGACAATAG
- the tsaD gene encoding tRNA (adenosine(37)-N6)-threonylcarbamoyltransferase complex transferase subunit TsaD — protein MTLRVLGIETSCDETSAAVVEDGRKILSNIISSQADLHAKYGGVFPEMASRMHIETIHPVITQAMSEANVTLDDIQAIAVTRGPGLAGSLLVGVNVAKGLALGRGLPLVGVSHLEGHLYSLWLIEGAGEVRFPVMCLIVSGGHTELVLMTDHLHYTRLGGTIDDAAGEAFDKVGRMLGLPYPGGPHVEKVARDGNPLAYNFPRAKTDRPYDFSFSGLKTSVLYELKRQAPTLRPGEEPPPPGVPIPDLAASFQAALVQALVEKTVAAARAHKATAIFMAGGVSANKALRAEMEKQAGDLPVRFPPLVLCTDNAAMIAAAGHWRYLAGQRDSLDMDIRPNWKLT, from the coding sequence ATGACCCTTCGCGTTCTTGGCATCGAAACTTCCTGTGACGAAACATCTGCCGCCGTCGTCGAAGACGGGCGGAAGATTCTGTCGAATATCATTTCGTCGCAAGCCGATCTGCATGCCAAGTACGGCGGCGTGTTCCCGGAGATGGCGTCGCGAATGCACATTGAAACCATCCATCCCGTCATCACCCAGGCGATGAGCGAAGCAAACGTCACGCTCGACGATATTCAGGCCATCGCCGTCACGCGCGGGCCGGGGCTAGCCGGGTCATTGCTGGTCGGCGTGAACGTGGCGAAAGGACTGGCGCTCGGTCGCGGCCTGCCCCTCGTCGGCGTAAGCCACCTCGAAGGTCATTTGTATTCGTTGTGGCTGATCGAGGGCGCGGGCGAGGTGCGGTTTCCGGTGATGTGCCTGATCGTCTCCGGCGGCCACACCGAGTTGGTGCTGATGACAGATCACCTGCACTACACCCGCCTCGGCGGCACGATTGACGACGCCGCCGGCGAGGCCTTCGACAAGGTGGGGCGCATGCTCGGCCTGCCATATCCGGGCGGCCCCCACGTCGAAAAAGTTGCGCGAGACGGCAACCCGCTGGCCTACAACTTTCCCCGCGCCAAAACGGATCGCCCTTACGATTTTTCGTTCAGTGGACTCAAGACCTCGGTGCTGTACGAACTCAAGCGGCAAGCGCCGACTCTGCGACCCGGCGAGGAGCCGCCTCCACCCGGGGTGCCGATTCCTGATCTCGCCGCCAGTTTTCAGGCTGCCCTCGTGCAGGCTCTTGTCGAGAAGACCGTCGCCGCCGCCCGCGCGCACAAGGCCACAGCCATTTTCATGGCCGGGGGTGTGTCGGCCAACAAGGCTCTGCGGGCCGAGATGGAAAAACAAGCTGGCGATCTCCCTGTCCGATTCCCGCCCCTCGTCCTCTGCACCGACAACGCGGCTATGATCGCCGCCGCCGGTCACTGGCGCTACCTGGCCGGTCAGCGCGACTCGCTTGACATGGACATCAGGCCGAATTGGAAGTTGACGTGA
- a CDS encoding peptide chain release factor 3, which translates to MASPLAEQIAARRTFAIISHPDAGKTTLTEKLLLYGNAIHLAGSVRDRRNQRSTRSDWMAIERERGISITSTVLQFPYKGRVINLLDTPGHEDFSEDTYRTLAAADSAVMVLDAAKGIEPQTRKLFDVCRQRGLPVFTFINKMDRPARDPLDLLDEIETVLGMQPVPMNWPIGDGPGFRGVCDRGARLVHLFDRTAHNQTAALETILALDDPRLTEHLSADEIAALQTNLSLLDGLGFEFDHELVLAEAQTPVYFGSALTNFGVRLFLDAFVEQAPTPRPYKSDGGAVKPDRPEFSGFIFKIQANMNPNHRDSVAFLRVCSGRFERDMSVHHSQSGKAIRLPRPYKFFANERELLEEAFPGDIIGLPNNGSFAIGDTLVAGERFAFAPIPRFQPEHFALLRNSDIGKQKQFQKGLRQLETEGAMQVLYDVDAYQRTPILAAVGQLQFDVVRARLEAEYTVSTILEPLPYRLSRWMDGSTEAIDRLPWGHGLLKARDSQERLVALFKSQFDLDYCLQKFPEVKFEAFG; encoded by the coding sequence CTGGCCTCCCCTCTCGCCGAGCAAATCGCCGCCCGGCGCACCTTCGCCATCATCTCCCACCCGGACGCGGGCAAGACCACTCTCACCGAGAAGCTCTTGCTCTACGGCAACGCCATTCACCTGGCCGGGAGCGTGCGCGACCGCCGCAACCAGCGCAGTACCCGCTCCGACTGGATGGCGATTGAACGCGAGCGCGGCATCTCGATCACCTCGACCGTTTTGCAATTCCCGTACAAGGGCCGGGTGATCAACCTGCTCGACACGCCCGGCCACGAGGATTTCTCCGAAGACACCTACCGCACCCTGGCCGCGGCCGACAGCGCGGTGATGGTGCTGGACGCGGCCAAAGGCATCGAGCCGCAGACTCGCAAACTGTTCGACGTCTGCCGCCAGCGCGGCCTGCCCGTCTTCACCTTCATCAACAAGATGGACAGGCCGGCCCGCGACCCGCTTGACTTGTTGGACGAGATCGAAACCGTGCTCGGCATGCAACCGGTGCCGATGAACTGGCCGATTGGCGACGGCCCGGGCTTTCGCGGCGTGTGTGACCGGGGTGCCCGCCTCGTCCACCTCTTCGACCGCACCGCCCACAACCAGACCGCCGCTCTCGAAACCATCCTCGCCCTCGATGACCCGCGCCTGACCGAGCACCTCAGCGCCGACGAGATCGCCGCCCTTCAAACCAACCTGTCACTGCTCGACGGGCTGGGCTTTGAATTTGATCACGAACTGGTGCTGGCCGAAGCGCAAACGCCTGTTTACTTCGGCAGTGCTCTCACCAATTTTGGTGTCCGCCTCTTTTTAGATGCGTTTGTGGAGCAAGCCCCCACTCCCCGGCCTTATAAAAGTGACGGCGGCGCCGTTAAACCGGATCGGCCGGAGTTCTCCGGCTTCATCTTCAAGATCCAGGCCAACATGAATCCGAATCACCGCGACAGCGTCGCTTTCCTGCGCGTGTGCTCGGGCCGCTTCGAGCGCGACATGAGCGTGCATCATTCGCAAAGCGGCAAGGCCATTCGCCTGCCCCGGCCTTACAAGTTCTTCGCCAACGAGCGCGAACTGCTCGAAGAGGCTTTTCCGGGCGACATCATCGGCTTGCCCAACAACGGCAGTTTCGCCATCGGCGACACGCTGGTGGCGGGCGAGCGCTTCGCCTTCGCGCCCATCCCGCGCTTCCAACCGGAGCACTTTGCCCTCCTGCGGAATAGCGATATTGGCAAGCAAAAGCAATTTCAGAAGGGCTTGCGCCAGCTGGAGACCGAGGGGGCCATGCAGGTTTTATACGACGTAGACGCCTATCAGCGCACCCCGATCCTGGCCGCCGTGGGGCAGTTGCAGTTTGATGTGGTGCGGGCCCGGCTGGAGGCCGAATACACCGTGAGCACAATTCTGGAGCCGCTGCCGTATCGTCTCTCGCGTTGGATGGACGGTTCCACCGAGGCCATAGACCGCCTCCCCTGGGGCCACGGCCTGCTCAAAGCCCGCGACTCTCAGGAACGCCTGGTTGCCCTCTTCAAGTCGCAATTCGATTTGGATTACTGCTTGCAGAAATTCCCGGAAGTGAAGTTTGAGGCGTTCGGTTAA
- a CDS encoding SAM-dependent DNA methyltransferase: protein MNSYKIPASGEARELLRKKGQFWTPDWIAEAMVDYVLADEGGTLFDPAVGAGAFFRAAKTTAKEKEMSVNLLGMDIDPIALEQAIEQGLSRNDIAGVKIGDFVFQPPQEKLSAIVANPPYIRHHRISAETKELLKRLSLQTVGAILDGRAGLHVYFLIRALTLLNENGRLAFIMPADTCEGKFAHDLWRWISANYALDAVIAFTPNASPFPNVDTNPLIFFIRKAPPKENFLWVKCHELQTETLKMWVRSGFEMTPTNGLTVTQRKLSEGLSTGLSRPLATGKASKYILGDFVQIVRGVATGANEFFFMTNEQIKQTGISDCYFTRAVGRTRDVPTEEITQATLDLLEAKGRPTFLLALNGDSFENYPESLKEYLKKGEALGLPQKPLISQRKPWYKTETRIAPPFLFAYLGRRNSRFIRNAARIIPLTCFLCVYPKSDDKEHVDHLWKILNHPDTVANLAMIGKSYGDGAVKVEPRSLEKLPIPENVIEQSGMQAQMRLFESKTPYKT from the coding sequence ATTAACTCTTACAAAATACCTGCGTCAGGTGAAGCCAGAGAGCTGCTCCGCAAAAAAGGGCAGTTCTGGACGCCTGATTGGATTGCCGAAGCAATGGTTGATTATGTGCTTGCCGACGAAGGTGGCACATTGTTTGACCCTGCCGTAGGCGCAGGGGCATTTTTTCGAGCAGCAAAAACTACAGCAAAAGAAAAAGAGATGTCTGTCAATCTTTTAGGTATGGACATTGATCCAATCGCATTAGAGCAAGCCATTGAGCAAGGGCTGAGTAGAAACGACATCGCGGGAGTCAAAATCGGCGACTTTGTCTTTCAGCCTCCGCAAGAAAAGCTATCTGCAATTGTTGCTAACCCACCCTATATTCGGCACCATCGTATATCGGCGGAAACTAAAGAACTACTCAAGCGATTAAGCCTGCAAACCGTAGGGGCTATTTTGGATGGGCGCGCAGGGTTGCACGTCTATTTTCTGATTCGCGCCCTGACTTTGCTAAATGAAAATGGGCGGCTGGCTTTCATTATGCCTGCTGATACATGCGAAGGTAAATTTGCACATGACCTGTGGCGTTGGATTTCAGCAAACTATGCCTTGGATGCCGTAATCGCTTTTACTCCCAACGCTTCTCCATTCCCAAATGTAGATACGAATCCGCTCATATTCTTTATCCGCAAAGCACCGCCAAAAGAAAATTTTTTGTGGGTCAAGTGCCACGAGTTACAGACTGAAACTCTCAAGATGTGGGTTCGCTCAGGCTTTGAGATGACGCCTACAAACGGATTAACTGTTACTCAGCGGAAACTATCCGAAGGTCTGAGCACGGGCCTATCAAGACCGCTAGCAACGGGGAAAGCAAGCAAATATATCCTAGGGGATTTTGTGCAAATAGTTCGTGGTGTTGCGACTGGGGCAAACGAATTCTTTTTTATGACCAATGAACAGATAAAGCAAACCGGTATTTCAGATTGCTATTTCACAAGAGCGGTTGGACGAACAAGAGATGTGCCTACCGAAGAAATTACGCAAGCAACCTTAGATTTACTTGAAGCCAAAGGAAGACCCACATTTCTACTTGCTTTGAATGGAGACTCTTTCGAGAACTATCCTGAAAGCCTGAAAGAATATCTAAAAAAAGGCGAAGCCCTCGGATTACCACAAAAGCCGCTCATTTCGCAGCGAAAGCCTTGGTATAAGACAGAGACACGAATCGCGCCGCCTTTTTTGTTTGCCTATTTGGGGCGACGAAATTCAAGGTTTATCCGCAACGCGGCAAGGATTATTCCTCTCACATGTTTTCTGTGCGTCTACCCCAAGAGTGACGACAAGGAACATGTTGACCATCTCTGGAAAATTCTGAATCATCCTGATACGGTAGCCAATCTGGCTATGATTGGAAAATCATATGGTGATGGCGCAGTAAAGGTTGAGCCGCGTTCTTTGGAGAAATTACCTATTCCTGAAAATGTAATTGAGCAATCAGGTATGCAAGCACAAATGCGATTATTTGAAAGCAAAACACCCTATAAAACTTAA
- a CDS encoding AccI family restriction endonuclease has product MHLFEKALSVCVENIEFELRGYASVEWSNFLLNPRRLRGSDFLMRWSQGVWSEERITHAVNETNEFFAIPYGPSGTAPDNDVRAFELYFERLEAAGLGAIKRPDLLIFSKTDQRAIEKLIDNLGGLSELPFTVEDDKSIKEMLSKVVVAVECENSLWKGQLMPNYGAELKPQKRLGGKVGLKKNAVLPTIILKEEDREPLQAWQDANEIPIHIWHVFYDMAFGIAFDKAQKLIEEGYTQPTEQTFQAPGGATTRKSLYKFYYHYGFPLGDAHEEPQLIAKHIVDKNGHILPYVHFEGGTMSLRDEAVDILRKMANAKD; this is encoded by the coding sequence ATGCATCTGTTTGAAAAAGCCTTGAGCGTTTGTGTCGAAAACATCGAATTCGAACTCAGGGGATATGCTTCAGTTGAATGGTCGAATTTTCTGCTTAATCCTCGCCGTTTGCGTGGCAGCGACTTTCTCATGCGCTGGTCACAAGGCGTATGGAGCGAAGAACGAATCACCCATGCCGTTAATGAAACCAATGAGTTTTTTGCGATACCTTATGGCCCGAGTGGAACTGCACCAGATAATGATGTCAGAGCATTTGAACTCTATTTTGAGCGGTTGGAAGCAGCTGGCTTGGGTGCAATTAAGCGTCCTGACTTGTTAATTTTCAGCAAGACAGACCAGCGAGCCATTGAAAAATTGATTGACAATCTTGGCGGCTTATCCGAACTACCCTTCACTGTTGAAGATGACAAGAGCATCAAAGAAATGTTGTCGAAAGTCGTTGTCGCCGTAGAATGCGAAAACAGCCTTTGGAAAGGGCAACTCATGCCAAATTACGGCGCTGAATTGAAACCACAAAAACGATTGGGCGGCAAAGTGGGTCTGAAGAAAAACGCAGTTCTGCCCACAATCATCTTGAAGGAAGAAGACCGCGAACCATTGCAGGCGTGGCAAGACGCCAATGAAATCCCCATTCACATTTGGCACGTTTTCTATGATATGGCATTCGGCATTGCTTTTGACAAGGCGCAAAAGCTAATTGAAGAAGGTTACACCCAACCGACTGAGCAAACTTTTCAGGCTCCAGGTGGTGCAACGACCAGAAAGTCCCTTTACAAATTCTATTACCACTATGGTTTCCCGCTAGGTGATGCTCATGAAGAACCACAACTCATCGCTAAGCACATAGTCGATAAGAATGGTCACATCCTGCCTTATGTTCATTTTGAAGGTGGAACAATGTCTTTGAGAGACGAAGCAGTAGATATTCTGCGAAAAATGGCAAATGCAAAAGATTAA
- the galK gene encoding galactokinase produces MSSLDRVLTRFKKSFGGAEPAFVARSPGRVNLLGEHVDYNDGWVLPVAIDRAAYLAVGRCDSVLVSLGAADLDDSVTFRVTETAAKQTVTGSPLPDWALYPAGVAHALINSGLAVSGMDAVLGSDVPRGAGLSSSAAVELAFAVAWRELGGWQKSGMGLALLCQKAENTYVGVNCGLMDQFACASGQAGYALLLDCRTLEWSPVPLPPDVAIVIADTTKRRELGKSEYNNRRAACEEAVRVLAAVLPDIRALRDVSAANFDKYSHLLAPEVARRARHVVEECERTVTAVEALRRNDIAAFGFAMNESHRTLRDLYEVSCFELNVMVGIAQSLEGCYGARLTGAGFGGCAVALVAASVVEDFKHQLAKHYEAATSLKPEIYVCKASAGAEIVR; encoded by the coding sequence ATGTCCTCCCTCGACCGTGTCCTGACCCGCTTCAAAAAATCTTTCGGCGGCGCGGAACCGGCTTTCGTCGCCCGCTCGCCGGGCCGCGTCAACCTGCTCGGCGAGCACGTGGACTACAACGATGGCTGGGTTCTGCCGGTTGCGATTGATCGCGCCGCCTATCTCGCCGTCGGTCGTTGCGACAGCGTCCTCGTCTCGCTCGGCGCGGCTGATCTCGATGACAGCGTGACGTTTCGCGTCACTGAAACGGCGGCTAAACAAACAGTGACGGGTAGCCCGTTGCCGGACTGGGCGCTGTATCCGGCAGGCGTCGCTCACGCCCTCATCAACTCAGGTTTGGCCGTCTCTGGAATGGATGCCGTGCTCGGCTCGGACGTGCCGCGCGGCGCGGGCCTCAGTTCGAGCGCCGCCGTCGAGTTGGCCTTTGCCGTTGCCTGGCGCGAACTTGGCGGCTGGCAGAAAAGTGGAATGGGATTGGCTTTGCTCTGCCAGAAGGCGGAGAACACTTACGTCGGCGTCAACTGCGGCCTCATGGATCAGTTTGCCTGCGCCAGCGGCCAGGCCGGTTACGCTCTGCTCCTCGATTGCCGGACTCTGGAGTGGTCGCCGGTTCCCCTGCCGCCCGACGTGGCCATTGTCATCGCCGACACAACCAAGCGCCGCGAACTGGGCAAGTCCGAGTACAACAATCGCCGGGCGGCGTGCGAAGAAGCCGTGCGCGTCTTGGCCGCCGTCCTTCCGGACATTCGCGCCTTGCGCGACGTGAGCGCCGCCAACTTCGACAAATACTCACACCTGCTCGCGCCCGAAGTCGCCCGAAGGGCGCGCCACGTTGTCGAAGAATGTGAGCGCACGGTGACCGCCGTCGAGGCGCTTCGTCGGAACGACATCGCCGCCTTTGGCTTCGCCATGAACGAGTCGCATCGAACGTTGCGCGATCTCTACGAAGTGAGTTGCTTCGAGTTGAATGTAATGGTGGGCATCGCCCAAAGTTTGGAAGGCTGTTACGGGGCGCGGCTGACCGGCGCGGGTTTCGGCGGTTGCGCTGTGGCTCTCGTGGCGGCCAGCGTCGTTGAAGACTTCAAGCACCAACTGGCGAAACATTACGAGGCCGCCACCAGCCTCAAGCCGGAGATTTACGTGTGCAAGGCTTCGGCGGGGGCTGAGATCGTAAGGTGA
- a CDS encoding helicase-associated domain-containing protein codes for MPDLEHIYLDYDLTLLKAVAEQAGVELNASNARAAALELATALKIPDALDLLLTRVLGDPNLDSLPEAPDLQAQTRLALEALIQAEGRLPAPPFIRRFGEPRPLGPAALARERPWESPLNAGEALYFNGLMGRAFMETDSGPQEFFFIPNDLLPLLPQVEPPAAASPAEAVAPSESASAQPASSALVDDVVTVLAAIQLSRPLDDHLSSHLRLPALDLCLALLADLNLLLDHKLNPEPVKEFLRASRGEQLRRLAEAWRDSKAWNDLWHVPTLRTEPGAWSNDPVATRAFVIRLCADLPAGEWRSLESFVGFVREHHPDFQRPAGDYDSWYIRDAGSGEYLRGFEHWDKVDGALLRYLIRGPLHWLGLVDKSESSDAFRLTPIFEVFTHAGGEWKIADKPKPMIARGDGVLLVSRSANRYDRFQAARIGEWLAPGPLTGDDAYSYRLTGNSLQVAARQGITARHITAFLRRACEHVPKHLIDMVERWGRNGIEVRAAQALVLRVSSPEVLETLRRSPQASRHLGETLGPTAVEVKNWEKLREAMAALGLAAELQT; via the coding sequence ATGCCCGACCTCGAACACATTTACCTCGACTACGATTTGACTCTGCTGAAAGCTGTTGCCGAGCAGGCCGGCGTTGAGTTGAATGCTTCCAACGCCCGTGCCGCCGCCCTCGAGTTGGCTACCGCTCTCAAAATTCCCGACGCCCTCGATCTGCTCCTCACCCGCGTCCTCGGCGACCCCAACCTTGACTCTCTGCCCGAAGCGCCCGATCTCCAGGCGCAAACTCGTTTAGCCCTCGAGGCGCTCATTCAAGCCGAAGGCCGCCTGCCCGCCCCGCCCTTCATCCGGCGCTTTGGCGAGCCACGCCCGCTCGGCCCGGCGGCTCTGGCCCGCGAGCGCCCGTGGGAGTCGCCGCTCAACGCCGGCGAGGCGCTGTACTTCAACGGGCTGATGGGCCGCGCTTTCATGGAGACCGACTCGGGGCCGCAGGAGTTTTTTTTCATTCCCAACGATCTGCTCCCACTTCTGCCACAGGTGGAACCGCCAGCGGCGGCTTCCCCGGCTGAGGCGGTGGCCCCGTCTGAGTCGGCTTCGGCTCAACCGGCCAGCTCGGCGCTGGTGGACGATGTTGTCACCGTTCTGGCCGCCATCCAGTTGAGCCGCCCGCTCGACGATCACCTTTCATCTCATCTTCGACTCCCGGCGCTTGATCTGTGCCTGGCCCTGCTGGCCGATCTCAATTTGCTTCTCGATCACAAGCTCAACCCGGAGCCGGTGAAGGAATTTTTGCGCGCCTCTCGCGGCGAGCAACTGCGAAGGCTGGCCGAGGCCTGGCGCGACTCGAAGGCGTGGAACGACTTGTGGCATGTGCCAACACTGCGCACGGAACCGGGTGCGTGGAGCAATGACCCGGTTGCCACGCGCGCATTCGTGATTCGTTTGTGCGCTGATTTGCCGGCAGGCGAGTGGCGTTCGCTTGAGTCGTTCGTCGGCTTTGTGCGCGAGCATCACCCGGACTTTCAGCGGCCTGCGGGAGACTACGACTCGTGGTACATCCGCGACGCCGGAAGCGGCGAATATTTGCGCGGCTTCGAGCACTGGGACAAGGTGGATGGGGCGCTGTTGCGCTATTTGATTAGAGGGCCACTGCACTGGCTGGGGCTGGTGGATAAAAGCGAGTCATCGGATGCGTTTCGTCTGACGCCAATCTTTGAGGTTTTCACGCACGCAGGCGGCGAGTGGAAGATTGCAGATAAGCCGAAGCCGATGATTGCCAGGGGCGACGGCGTTCTGCTGGTGAGCCGCAGCGCGAATCGCTACGACCGTTTTCAGGCGGCCCGCATCGGCGAATGGCTGGCCCCCGGCCCGCTGACCGGCGACGACGCCTATTCCTACCGCCTCACCGGCAACTCTTTGCAGGTCGCCGCCCGGCAGGGAATCACCGCCCGGCACATCACCGCCTTTTTGCGCCGCGCCTGTGAGCATGTGCCAAAGCACTTGATTGACATGGTCGAGCGCTGGGGACGCAACGGCATTGAAGTTCGGGCGGCGCAGGCGCTGGTTCTGCGGGTGAGCAGTCCTGAGGTGTTGGAAACCTTGCGCCGCTCGCCGCAAGCCAGCCGCCATCTTGGCGAGACGCTCGGCCCGACGGCGGTTGAGGTGAAGAATTGGGAGAAGTTGCGCGAGGCGATGGCAGCGTTGGGGTTGGCGGCAGAGTTGCAGACGTGA
- a CDS encoding diacylglycerol kinase family lipid kinase, whose translation MSKVKLIFNPMSDRGRSGQRASDLRAIVEEHGGAEWVGTEYPAHATDLAAKAGLEGFDTVVAMGGDGTVHEVINGLMRVAPQHRPKLGVVPIGSGNDFAFGAGVPLDPAEAAKRIFTGTPKAVDVGLIRDNNGRLEYWNNTVGIGFDAKVNIMSRKITNMYGFIMYLTAVMMTIAQDYESSHSKLAFDDGPTIERNMLMLTLGNGPREGGGFRTTPDSKVDDGTFEYALIGHVNRLTILGLLPMVMNGTHPKSRHVTMGAFRKLRLEADRALPIHTDGELWSPYEVNTRTVEVEMMAGAVQLLV comes from the coding sequence ATGAGCAAAGTCAAACTGATCTTCAATCCAATGTCCGATCGCGGGCGCTCCGGGCAACGCGCCTCTGACTTGCGAGCCATCGTGGAAGAACACGGCGGCGCAGAGTGGGTGGGCACGGAATATCCGGCGCACGCCACCGACCTAGCGGCCAAAGCCGGGCTGGAAGGTTTCGACACGGTGGTGGCGATGGGCGGCGACGGCACGGTGCACGAAGTGATCAACGGCCTGATGCGCGTCGCCCCGCAACACCGGCCCAAACTAGGCGTGGTGCCCATCGGCTCCGGCAACGATTTTGCGTTTGGCGCGGGCGTGCCGCTCGACCCGGCTGAGGCTGCCAAGCGCATCTTCACCGGAACGCCCAAAGCGGTTGACGTGGGCCTGATTCGCGACAACAACGGACGGCTTGAATACTGGAACAACACGGTCGGCATCGGCTTCGACGCTAAAGTGAATATTATGAGCCGCAAGATCACGAACATGTACGGCTTCATAATGTATCTGACGGCGGTGATGATGACGATTGCCCAGGATTACGAATCGTCGCATTCCAAACTCGCGTTCGACGACGGGCCAACGATTGAGCGCAACATGCTGATGTTGACGCTGGGCAACGGCCCGCGCGAGGGTGGCGGCTTCCGCACCACGCCCGACTCGAAGGTGGACGATGGCACGTTTGAGTACGCCCTGATCGGCCACGTCAACCGCCTCACCATCCTCGGCCTGTTGCCAATGGTGATGAACGGGACTCATCCGAAGTCCAGGCACGTCACGATGGGCGCGTTTCGCAAACTACGCCTCGAGGCCGACCGCGCCCTGCCCATTCACACCGACGGCGAACTCTGGTCGCCCTACGAAGTGAACACGAGGACGGTGGAGGTGGAGATGATGGCGGGGGCGGTGCAGTTGTTAGTGTAG
- a CDS encoding CBS domain-containing protein has product MTYSVKDIMTSPVIIVEQEDTVAHALTIMRRHNIHSVIVAPPKAGEPYGIITSTDIRDKVAAHDRDTRTLKCKEIMSAPIITARIEWSIRQCSQRMGELKVHHLPVADDFGKLIGMVSATDIFMAVEESGWED; this is encoded by the coding sequence ATGACTTATTCCGTGAAAGACATTATGACCAGCCCGGTGATCATCGTCGAGCAAGAGGACACGGTGGCCCATGCGCTGACGATCATGCGCCGCCACAACATCCATAGCGTGATCGTGGCCCCGCCCAAAGCCGGCGAACCTTACGGCATCATCACCAGCACCGACATTCGCGACAAAGTGGCCGCCCACGACCGCGACACCCGCACCTTGAAATGCAAAGAGATCATGAGCGCCCCGATCATCACCGCCCGCATTGAATGGTCAATCCGGCAGTGCTCGCAGAGGATGGGCGAACTCAAGGTGCATCACCTGCCAGTGGCCGATGACTTTGGCAAGCTGATCGGCATGGTGTCGGCGACCGATATTTTCATGGCCGTGGAAGAAAGCGGCTGGGAAGATTAA